The following are encoded in a window of Alosa sapidissima isolate fAloSap1 chromosome 12, fAloSap1.pri, whole genome shotgun sequence genomic DNA:
- the si:ch73-100l22.3 gene encoding uncharacterized protein si:ch73-100l22.3, with the protein MESYEVFIQRHISQLRQHNIKSPVQHQKYLCKTNDKCRSEITFYGCAILSPLLSLEQREEMCRYRAKCLMSEKTMNSHTIRTSVQINPSPTLKEFILGQEVSLNGNTSRISNITENSGNKQEVKKYTCSPILSPTGLTDDWEVEDLRYPFIWTACDVSVIVASHEGKPVHTISQGPSIMNHVQMDRDTLEEYVDGSQQAHTDQTSCLSIVCPSEGPWKQQTLMQSRSTELHVVSSADDDDDDSLSDKENEEVSKEDFMGRGEHMRANRKRQEQGRVPTPEPEKGQFDCTQQIISSENLCESRGYGSFQVNLINDEQVEGSFECENVKAKMKMSSRLKLVGNKKDFTPAFSCSPRKSSCFFRKKSSGRGTQRLSFTTETYKNVPVPQFSLSPVNSKKGDGVNPSRKQEINKSLHNESKGLLSWSDSVCWGSGNKSVVTRDITLGRSFNQTQQIAQLELNLSSLKTLISDLESSLSETQTDSEESTEAFTYSCHDHSSPVVIKKSRVNRNANHTTHSFLKQPVIVSGYEAIPESDHELLQLHQAIPQNAFQVAIGECQKPLLGDVSSKSEQEKNILKMAGPKLDVSMNQSYDVESPSGLLLQAQISGGKQFTQCPDSHGVFFHTKRRLIMKAVDSNSSASADQRSGIIEKSSSSTIKGAVCSKASRK; encoded by the exons ATGGAGAGTTATGAGGTGTTCATTCAAAGACACATTTCCCAACTTCGACAACACAACATCAAATCCCCTGTGCAACATCAAAAGTACCTGTGCAAAACTAACGATAAGTGCAGATCGGAAATCACCTTCTATGGATGTGCAATTCTTTCTCCACTG CTGAGTTTGGAGCAAAGAGAAGAGATGTGCAGATACAGAGCAAAATGCTTGATGAGTGAGAAGACGATGAATAGCCACACTATTCGCACCAGTGTTCAG ATCAATCCATCTCCAACATTAAAGGAATTTATATTGGGCCAAGAAGTCAGTCTAAATGGAAACACTAGCAGAATCAGCAACATCACTGAAAATTCAGGGAATAAACAAGAGGTTAAGAAATATACATGCTCTCCAATCCTATCACCCACTGGACTTACTGATGATTGGGAAGTCGAAGATCTCCGTTATCCCTTTATCTGGACTGCCTGTGATGTTTCTGTAATAGTGGCTTCTCATGAAGGTAAACCTGTTCACACAATCAGTCAGGGACCTAGTATCATGAACCATGTTCAAATGGATAGAGATACCTTGGAGGAATATGTGGATGGCTCACAACAAGCTCACACTGACCAAACTAGTTGTctgtctatagtatgtccatCAGAGGGTCCATGGAAGCAACAGACACTTATGCAGAGCAGAAGCACTGAGTTACATGTGGTCTCTTCagcagatgatgatgatgatgatagtcTTTCTGATAAAGAGAATGAAGAGGTCTCAAAGGAAGATTTTATGGGAAGGGGGGAACACATGAGAGCCAATAGGAAGAGGCAAGAGCAGGGGAGGGTCCCAACCCCTGAGCCAGAAAAAGGACAATTTGATTGCACACAGCAAATAATTTCATCTGAAAATCTGTGTGAATCCAGAGGCTATGGGTCATTCCAAGTTAATTTGATTAATGATGAGCAGGTAGAAGGGTCCTTTGAGTGTGAGAATGTGAaagcaaaaatgaaaatgtcaaGCAGATTGAAACTGGTTGGTAATAAAAAAGACTTCACTCCAGCTTTCAGCTGTTCCCCCAGAAAATCCTCCTGTTTTTTTAGGAAAAAGTCTTCAGGCAGAGGAACGCAAAGGCTTAGCTTCACAACAGAGACGTATAAAAATGTTCCTGTACCCCAGTTCAGTTTAAGTCCTGTTAATTCTAAGAAAGGTGATGGAGTTAATCCTTCAAGAAAACAAGAGATAAATAAGTCTTTACACAATGAAAGCAAGGGTCTGTTAAGTTGGAGTGACTCTGTTTGTTGGGGCAGTGGCAACAAGTCTGTGGTCACAAGAGACATAACTCTAGGTAGAAGCTTCAATCAGACACAACAGATTGCTCAGTTGGAACTTAATCTGTCTAGCCTCAAAACCTTGATCTCAGACCTGGAATCTTCTTTATCAGAGACCCAGACAGACTCCGAAGAGTCCACAGAGGCATTTACTTATTCATGCCATGATCATAGTTCTCCTGTTGTAATTAAGAAAAGCAGAGTCAATAGAAACGCTAATCACACAACCCACAGTTTCCTCAAACAACCAGTTATCGTGTCAGGATATGAGGCAATACCAGAAAGTGACCATGAACTGCTACAGTTACATCAGGCAATCCCTCAAAATGCTTTTCAAGTTGCCATAGGAGAATGCCAGAAGCCACTACTGGGTGATGTCAGCAGCAAGTCAGAGCAAGAGAAGAATATACTGAAAATGGCGGGGCCAAAATTGGATGTGTCAATGAACCAGTCGTATGATGTGGAGTCACCATCTGGACTGTTGCTGCAGGCTCAGATAAGTGGAGGAAAGCAATTCACTCAGTGTCCTGACAGTCATGGTGTGTTTTTTCATACCAAACGAAGGCTCATCATGAAAGCAGTGGACAGTAACTCTTCAGCATCAGCTGATCAAAGATCTGGCATTATAGAAAAGTCCTCATCCAGCACTATCAAAG GTGCAGTCTGCAGCAAGGCAAGCAGAAAGTGA